In one window of Pseudodesulfovibrio sediminis DNA:
- a CDS encoding AzlD domain-containing protein — protein MQMYWPVVLCLAGGTFLMRFSFILIMDKLTLPEALLRMLRFIPVAVLPALVAPAFVLHHEAGVTTFGGWERAIAGVVAVGVAYKTKNIFATIIVGMTVMWVLKALL, from the coding sequence ATGCAGATGTATTGGCCCGTGGTCCTCTGTCTGGCCGGCGGCACGTTCCTGATGCGGTTTTCGTTCATTCTGATCATGGACAAGCTGACTCTGCCCGAGGCTCTGCTGCGCATGCTCCGGTTTATCCCGGTGGCAGTCCTGCCCGCACTGGTCGCCCCGGCCTTTGTCCTTCACCATGAGGCCGGAGTGACAACGTTTGGCGGATGGGAGCGGGCCATAGCCGGAGTTGTGGCTGTCGGTGTCGCCTACAAGACGAAAAATATTTTCGCGACCATCATCGTGGGGATGACGGTGATGTGGGTGCTCAAGGCCTTGCTTTGA
- a CDS encoding LysE family translocator — MTDYVMTGIVLGLSAGLTPGPLLTLVITETLRHGIASGVRVAFSPLLTDLPIILLTLLIFSQVTDFHTLLGIISLVGGGVILYMGYETIHPQHVDAGASHVEARSLLKGVLVNVLSPHPYLFWLSVGGALMSKALNQSVGSLVCFIGSFYCSLIGAKIALAILVGRSRHFLSSTMYTYTLRLLGAALCLLALFLFHEGLVLLGIVGA; from the coding sequence ATGACTGACTATGTGATGACTGGAATCGTGTTGGGCTTGTCCGCTGGATTGACCCCGGGGCCCCTGTTGACGCTGGTCATTACAGAGACCCTCCGGCACGGTATCGCATCCGGTGTGAGAGTCGCTTTTTCTCCGCTGTTGACCGATCTCCCCATTATCCTGCTGACACTGCTGATCTTTTCTCAGGTGACGGATTTCCATACCCTTCTTGGGATTATCTCACTGGTTGGCGGTGGGGTCATTCTGTATATGGGCTATGAAACCATACACCCGCAACACGTCGACGCCGGTGCGTCGCATGTTGAAGCGAGGTCGTTGCTCAAGGGCGTGTTGGTCAATGTCCTGAGCCCGCATCCCTATCTCTTCTGGCTGAGTGTGGGCGGGGCGCTCATGAGCAAGGCCTTGAATCAGAGCGTTGGTTCCTTGGTGTGTTTTATCGGAAGTTTTTATTGCTCGCTGATTGGAGCCAAGATAGCGCTGGCCATTCTGGTCGGTCGATCAAGGCACTTCCTGAGCAGCACGATGTATACCTACACGCTGCGACTGCTGGGGGCGGCGCTCTGCCTGCTGGCCCTGTTCCTGTTCCACGAGGGGCTTGTATTGCTGGGCATTGTGGGGGCGTGA
- a CDS encoding glutaminyl-peptide cyclotransferase yields the protein MRLLASIFILTLLPLVWLNPVRAETRIVPCVVTAQYPHDTTISTQGMFIQDGLLYESSGGYWASFLTVSEPETGTRLRTIRIDPNVFAEGIAPYKDTLRLLTWKSGIGYTYTLDDFTLKYTFPYKKTFENVEGWGLTTDSRQFIMSSGTDILRLYDVKTFALRDTLSVTDNGKPVRMLNELEWVDGMIYANIWKSDRIAIIEPSTGTVICWLDLSPLRKRIDEDSGVANGIAYDALNKRLLVTGKRWNAVFAIEMPDWEQQ from the coding sequence ATGAGACTCCTGGCATCAATATTCATCCTGACACTGCTGCCCCTGGTATGGCTCAACCCGGTCAGGGCCGAAACCCGCATCGTACCATGCGTCGTCACGGCACAGTACCCGCACGACACCACCATCTCCACGCAGGGCATGTTCATTCAGGATGGTCTGCTCTACGAGTCTTCCGGGGGATACTGGGCATCCTTTCTGACCGTGTCCGAGCCTGAAACCGGCACACGGCTACGGACAATCAGGATAGACCCCAACGTGTTCGCCGAGGGCATAGCGCCCTACAAGGATACACTCAGACTACTCACCTGGAAGTCCGGCATCGGGTACACCTATACACTTGACGATTTTACGCTCAAATACACGTTCCCCTACAAAAAAACCTTTGAGAACGTCGAGGGCTGGGGGCTGACCACGGACAGCCGACAGTTCATCATGTCATCCGGCACGGACATTCTCCGCCTGTACGATGTAAAGACGTTCGCGCTGCGCGACACACTCAGCGTGACGGACAACGGCAAGCCCGTGCGCATGCTCAATGAGTTGGAATGGGTGGACGGGATGATCTATGCCAATATCTGGAAATCAGACCGTATCGCCATCATCGAACCGTCCACAGGCACGGTCATATGCTGGTTGGACCTATCGCCTCTGCGCAAACGGATTGATGAAGATTCCGGGGTGGCCAACGGAATCGCATACGATGCTCTGAACAAGCGATTATTAGTGACCGGCAAGCGGTGGAACGCCGTTTTTGCAATAGAAATGCCCGATTGGGAACAGCAATAG
- a CDS encoding TetR/AcrR family transcriptional regulator — protein MNESPDVNTKKALLAAAIKVFADKGFDSATVRAICSMAKANVAAVNYHFGSKNGLYSAVLQKIFPNGEEWKANIASSTPEEELREFLRGLAFDIYERDNGLVAERWAIFLREMAKPSENLDYIVHHQVQPRANTLRTILIKILGPYASDTTLAYCGSNIWAMMLDHLLTQPILDRMTPHRPQVQDSIDEWVDHIVTFSLGGLMATKNKS, from the coding sequence ATGAACGAATCACCTGACGTCAACACCAAAAAGGCACTTTTAGCCGCAGCCATCAAGGTTTTTGCGGACAAAGGATTCGACTCTGCCACTGTCCGGGCAATCTGCAGCATGGCCAAGGCCAACGTCGCAGCGGTCAATTATCACTTCGGCAGCAAGAACGGTCTGTACAGTGCAGTGTTGCAAAAAATCTTTCCCAACGGAGAGGAATGGAAAGCGAATATTGCGTCTTCCACCCCCGAGGAAGAACTCCGTGAGTTCCTGCGGGGGCTGGCTTTCGATATCTATGAACGCGACAACGGGCTGGTCGCCGAACGCTGGGCCATTTTCCTGCGTGAAATGGCCAAGCCGAGCGAAAACCTCGACTACATCGTCCATCACCAGGTTCAGCCCCGCGCCAACACGTTGCGCACCATTCTGATCAAGATTCTCGGCCCGTACGCATCGGACACAACCCTGGCGTACTGTGGCTCCAACATTTGGGCGATGATGCTCGACCACCTGCTCACTCAACCCATTCTTGACAGAATGACGCCGCACCGTCCTCAAGTGCAGGACAGCATTGATGAGTGGGTAGACCACATCGTCACTTTCTCCCTTGGTGGTCTCATGGCCACTAAAAACAAGTCGTAA
- the ispH gene encoding 4-hydroxy-3-methylbut-2-enyl diphosphate reductase: MEVILAETAGFCMGVDLALRRLNKLVASADSRPIYILGPIIHNPQVLKRYADKGVIMVDTPDQVPPEAWVVIRAHGITRQVQADLKARNVKIKDATCPRVKKAQLLIGRHTADGRELLLYGEADHPEVAGLVSYAGNGFFVFGSKEELDEYGLDPDKRYVLAAQTTQDKVLFKHVIGKLSGNDQVDVIVLETICDATKLRQAEAKQLADDVDFMVVVGGFNSGNTRRLAQVVSDKGTPCRHVETVADLDLGELARFKRIGVTAGASTPRMVIDEVLEVLESL, from the coding sequence GTGGAAGTCATATTGGCGGAAACCGCCGGTTTTTGCATGGGGGTGGACCTTGCGCTCAGGCGATTGAACAAGTTGGTCGCCAGCGCCGATAGTCGCCCTATTTATATTCTTGGACCAATCATCCATAATCCTCAGGTGCTTAAGCGGTATGCGGACAAGGGCGTGATCATGGTGGATACACCGGATCAGGTCCCGCCTGAAGCGTGGGTCGTCATTCGTGCCCACGGTATCACCCGGCAGGTCCAGGCGGACCTCAAGGCGCGTAATGTCAAGATCAAGGACGCCACCTGCCCTCGGGTAAAGAAGGCGCAACTGTTGATCGGGCGCCATACCGCCGATGGCCGTGAGCTACTGCTCTATGGCGAGGCAGACCATCCCGAGGTGGCCGGTCTGGTCAGCTACGCCGGAAACGGCTTTTTTGTGTTTGGTTCCAAAGAGGAGCTGGATGAATACGGTCTGGATCCTGACAAGCGCTATGTGCTCGCGGCGCAGACCACGCAGGACAAGGTTTTGTTCAAGCATGTCATCGGCAAGCTGTCCGGTAATGATCAGGTGGACGTGATCGTGCTTGAGACCATCTGTGACGCCACCAAGTTGCGTCAGGCCGAAGCCAAGCAACTGGCCGATGATGTGGATTTCATGGTGGTTGTCGGCGGATTCAACTCCGGCAACACCCGCAGGCTGGCCCAGGTCGTTAGCGACAAGGGGACGCCGTGCAGACATGTGGAAACCGTGGCAGACCTTGACCTTGGCGAGTTGGCCCGGTTCAAAAGAATCGGCGTCACGGCCGGAGCGTCCACGCCACGGATGGTTATCGACGAAGTGCTGGAGGTGCTTGAGTCCCTGTAG
- a CDS encoding molybdenum cofactor biosynthesis protein MoaE — protein sequence MDINNALAELKKEPGFADNVGMVLVHNGIVRGWSRKDHADVTAIEVTPDRDKIEEIRKEIEAKEGIFRAKAEAKSGHMKPGDDVLFLIVAGDIRENVKAALAEFLDRVKAEAVTKKEIFA from the coding sequence ATGGATATCAACAACGCTCTCGCAGAATTGAAGAAAGAACCCGGGTTTGCTGATAATGTGGGCATGGTGCTGGTGCACAACGGTATCGTCCGCGGCTGGTCCCGTAAGGATCATGCCGACGTGACTGCCATTGAAGTGACGCCGGATCGTGACAAGATCGAGGAAATCCGTAAGGAAATCGAAGCGAAAGAAGGCATTTTCCGGGCCAAGGCAGAAGCCAAGTCCGGGCATATGAAGCCGGGAGACGACGTGCTTTTCCTTATTGTGGCCGGTGATATTCGTGAGAATGTCAAGGCTGCCCTGGCTGAGTTTCTGGACAGGGTCAAGGCGGAAGCCGTGACCAAAAAAGAAATTTTCGCATAG
- the moaA gene encoding GTP 3',8-cyclase MoaA produces MSAALEDTHGRSVSYMRVSVTDRCNLRCTYCAGEGVNFIPHPNILRYEEILELISLAKSLGVAKVRFTGGEPFVRKGFGEFMVDAARQYPDLDLCVTTNATLIGEHIDNFVQAGIKRLNISLDTMVPEKYAAITGRDLYATVIENINRCLDADMTVKINAVAMRGFNDSELPAFMEFATENRVDFRFIEFMPVGLETGWKDDLVWKAEDILEEAGKIVKLTPVTQPGERRNGPARMFAIEGGKGRVGLISPYTNHFCATCNRLRITSDGVLRTCLFSDKVYKLRDALRHPNLGIKAVERIVRAASRRKPIGHELLERMPAGKGGVCRTRMASIGG; encoded by the coding sequence ATGTCAGCAGCCCTCGAAGATACACACGGCCGATCAGTCAGCTATATGCGGGTCAGTGTTACAGACCGCTGTAACCTGCGCTGTACCTATTGCGCGGGAGAAGGGGTGAACTTTATTCCTCATCCGAATATCCTGCGCTATGAAGAAATACTGGAACTCATTTCTCTTGCCAAAAGTCTGGGGGTCGCCAAAGTTCGATTTACCGGGGGCGAGCCTTTTGTGCGCAAGGGATTTGGCGAGTTCATGGTGGACGCTGCCAGGCAGTACCCTGATCTTGATCTCTGCGTGACAACCAATGCAACGCTGATTGGCGAGCATATCGATAATTTCGTTCAGGCTGGCATCAAGCGTCTGAACATCTCGCTTGATACGATGGTCCCGGAGAAATACGCGGCCATTACCGGTCGTGACCTCTACGCAACAGTGATTGAAAATATCAACCGCTGTCTGGACGCGGACATGACCGTAAAGATCAACGCCGTGGCCATGCGGGGGTTCAACGACAGTGAGCTGCCTGCGTTCATGGAGTTCGCGACGGAAAACCGTGTGGATTTCCGTTTCATCGAGTTCATGCCCGTTGGTTTGGAGACCGGCTGGAAAGACGATCTGGTCTGGAAAGCCGAGGATATCCTTGAAGAGGCCGGAAAAATCGTGAAGCTGACGCCGGTTACACAGCCCGGTGAACGTCGGAACGGCCCGGCGCGCATGTTCGCCATCGAGGGCGGCAAGGGGCGTGTCGGTCTTATCTCACCGTATACCAATCATTTCTGTGCCACCTGCAATCGGCTGCGTATCACTTCGGACGGCGTGCTCAGAACCTGTCTTTTTTCGGACAAGGTGTACAAGCTGCGCGACGCCCTGCGTCACCCCAATCTGGGGATCAAGGCGGTGGAACGCATCGTTCGCGCTGCAAGTCGCAGGAAGCCCATTGGCCATGAATTGCTTGAAAGGATGCCAGCAGGAAAAGGCGGCGTCTGTCGAACTCGCATGGCCTCCATTGGCGGGTAG
- a CDS encoding EFR1 family ferrodoxin (N-terminal region resembles flavodoxins. C-terminal ferrodoxin region binds two 4Fe-4S clusters.): MNINTVKLAYFSPTKTTETILHDIAKGIGPETLDVIDITRSDARQQPLKVAEDELLIVGVPVYMGRVPALVGEWLNALEASNTPAVCVVVYGNREFDDALIELKEWITGQGCVPIAGAAYIGEHSFSDSGLPTAQGRPDQDDRTHAEAFGQAIVKKMHSVSAISQFAPIEVPGNHPYKGKTTLWDVNFIAVSEECGQCGICADVCPVEAIAPEDSSRIDEVKCITCCACIKSCPQNARSIKPGPVNDAQKRLNTNCKAPKKPEWFL, encoded by the coding sequence ATGAATATCAATACAGTAAAACTGGCCTATTTTTCACCCACGAAAACAACCGAAACGATCCTTCATGACATTGCAAAAGGAATCGGACCGGAGACCCTGGACGTCATCGACATCACCAGATCGGATGCAAGGCAACAACCGTTGAAGGTCGCAGAAGACGAGCTGCTCATTGTCGGCGTGCCCGTATACATGGGCAGGGTTCCAGCACTGGTGGGCGAGTGGCTGAACGCCCTGGAAGCCAGCAATACGCCGGCAGTGTGTGTCGTCGTCTACGGCAACCGCGAGTTCGACGACGCCCTGATTGAACTCAAGGAATGGATCACCGGACAGGGATGTGTCCCCATTGCAGGCGCTGCCTATATCGGGGAGCACTCTTTCTCGGATTCCGGCCTGCCCACGGCCCAGGGTCGCCCGGATCAAGACGACCGCACACACGCTGAAGCGTTTGGACAGGCGATAGTAAAAAAAATGCACTCGGTCTCAGCGATCTCGCAGTTCGCCCCCATCGAGGTCCCCGGAAACCACCCGTACAAAGGGAAGACGACCTTATGGGATGTCAATTTTATTGCGGTCAGCGAGGAGTGCGGCCAATGCGGAATATGTGCGGACGTCTGTCCTGTGGAAGCCATCGCCCCGGAGGACAGCTCCCGAATTGATGAGGTCAAATGCATCACCTGCTGCGCATGCATCAAAAGCTGTCCCCAAAATGCCCGAAGCATAAAACCCGGCCCCGTCAACGATGCCCAGAAACGCCTGAACACCAACTGCAAGGCTCCCAAAAAACCTGAATGGTTCCTGTAA
- a CDS encoding DUF748 domain-containing protein, with protein sequence MLAFLDKIPYGTPRIRRIAFWLLTTLLIWTIIGFLVIPPVLKSVLTSQLATELKRPVVIEKIYFNPYTLHLEVHNLKVNKLEGEGDLLSVGYMDAAPGIASIWELAPVVSYLHLVDLTVDITFFGNGKYSISDLMAASDNGDKPEDAPADEEDEGAVFPFALYGFELSNATILFDDQPHNKKHVISDIFLRVPFTSSIMDKRKEFTQPKFTAVINGDPVELKGRTLPFDESLLTEFELGAVDVDLNQYWNYVPVETPLKLEEGRFTSDISLFFERPDAQRLNLFLGGGGTLSNLKLSDPKEGSVLSLKKLAFQMERFSLGDNALVLTSVTLDSPFFKIIRQKDNAINWATYFPGPEKGEKSPADKTQAEASAFVMDIKQVDIKDGVLDWTDRMVPGEFKRTFSNLNFKGSKLSSYGDTPSQFETSLGTTGTIGLQGKATIDPLSAEISVTAQNIPLDQYAPYFNQAQPMLVDSGLAGISADINFSMVDGKPKLLVSNGTLSLNNFKARKPEAKDPSLELTALNVSGIALDLDSQKVDVAEVKVTGPAVTVVREKDGKIDLQKLLAPESAVAEEIATEVETASKAKDDKTWSGGWQAEVAHVVVEEGDFRFMDASLKHPAKFGINKFKFELTDLSTLVGKSMPYTMSGNWSGRGSFSLGGKVSVDPLWSNGRLRLNGFGLKPFDGYVAEFTELIVGKGRAYANLKYTFKGGDKPRYTVNGDTSVQALQVKDTISDTEVMGFDEFALHTISFANEPNRLTIGEVNLKAPMAIVEIFKDGQMNIKRALRIAPDPAPKEGTTETATAKKAAPPTGAESKERTKPDPKESFFKTLEINKVSITDGQVKYRDNSVHPFFATDLRDMNLLLTDINQTPEARPKIDFKANIGETPMSVTGALNPVVTPIYSDLAISINGMGLIPLTPYTLHHLAYPIQKGRLYADVTFKTEDWELSAENKFFIEKLELGKKDDSPDAPDVPVEFGLSLLQDGDGNMEINLPIRGRLDDPDFKIGGIVFKAIVSLLFKALSSPFTLIGSMFGGGEDMDFVVFEPGRYALDAAGKQKMDTIVKALTEREKLTLEVDGVVDSNADKTGLVKAFFERKVKQMKYDDLSRDEQLATSVDAVTFDSPEDYEEWLYEAYAAEPDEEDEKPTTLFITDRQPVNVMEKFIRDRTIITDEDLHELALLRAKTVKDYIVAANPALADRVFLLDKEDAQGKTGVPSHRADLGVN encoded by the coding sequence ATGCTGGCATTCCTTGACAAAATTCCCTATGGCACCCCGCGTATACGTCGGATCGCCTTTTGGCTTCTGACGACACTCCTCATATGGACCATTATCGGCTTTCTCGTGATCCCGCCCGTGCTCAAAAGCGTGCTGACATCACAGCTGGCCACGGAATTGAAACGCCCTGTCGTCATAGAGAAGATCTACTTCAACCCGTATACGCTTCACCTGGAGGTCCACAACCTCAAGGTGAACAAGCTCGAAGGCGAAGGCGACCTCCTCTCCGTGGGATACATGGACGCGGCCCCGGGCATCGCTTCAATATGGGAGCTGGCACCGGTCGTATCCTACCTGCATCTGGTTGATCTCACCGTGGACATCACCTTTTTCGGCAACGGCAAATACTCCATCTCCGACCTGATGGCAGCGTCCGACAACGGCGACAAGCCCGAGGATGCCCCCGCAGACGAAGAGGATGAAGGAGCGGTCTTCCCGTTCGCCCTGTATGGCTTTGAACTCAGCAACGCCACCATCCTCTTCGATGACCAGCCCCACAACAAGAAACACGTCATTTCCGATATTTTCCTGCGCGTTCCGTTCACCTCCAGCATCATGGACAAGCGTAAGGAATTCACCCAGCCCAAGTTCACCGCCGTTATCAACGGCGACCCGGTGGAACTCAAGGGACGAACCCTGCCTTTCGACGAATCCCTGCTCACCGAGTTCGAGCTGGGAGCAGTGGATGTCGACCTGAACCAGTACTGGAACTATGTCCCTGTGGAGACACCTCTCAAGCTTGAAGAGGGGCGATTCACTTCCGATATCTCACTCTTTTTCGAACGCCCGGACGCCCAACGCCTGAACCTGTTCCTCGGTGGTGGCGGCACGCTCTCCAACCTCAAGCTCTCCGACCCCAAGGAAGGGTCTGTGCTTTCCTTGAAGAAGCTCGCCTTCCAGATGGAACGTTTCTCTCTGGGCGACAACGCATTGGTACTGACCAGCGTGACCCTGGATTCCCCCTTCTTCAAAATCATCCGGCAAAAGGACAATGCCATCAACTGGGCGACATACTTCCCCGGCCCAGAAAAGGGAGAGAAAAGCCCTGCGGACAAGACACAGGCCGAAGCAAGCGCTTTTGTCATGGACATCAAACAGGTCGACATCAAGGACGGTGTTCTGGACTGGACAGACCGCATGGTTCCCGGAGAATTCAAACGGACATTCTCCAATCTCAACTTCAAGGGATCCAAGCTTTCCAGCTACGGAGACACCCCAAGCCAGTTCGAGACCTCACTCGGAACCACGGGCACCATCGGCCTGCAAGGCAAAGCCACTATTGACCCGCTCAGTGCCGAGATCTCGGTGACCGCCCAGAATATCCCCCTGGATCAATACGCCCCCTATTTCAACCAGGCCCAACCCATGCTCGTGGACTCCGGCCTGGCGGGCATCTCGGCTGACATCAACTTCTCAATGGTGGACGGCAAGCCAAAACTGCTGGTGTCCAACGGGACCCTCTCCCTGAACAACTTCAAGGCGCGAAAGCCCGAAGCCAAGGACCCGAGCCTTGAGCTGACCGCCCTGAACGTATCCGGGATAGCCCTGGACCTGGATTCCCAGAAAGTCGACGTAGCCGAAGTCAAGGTGACCGGCCCTGCGGTCACAGTCGTCCGGGAAAAGGACGGCAAAATTGACCTGCAAAAACTTCTGGCACCTGAATCCGCAGTAGCGGAAGAGATCGCCACAGAGGTAGAAACCGCATCAAAGGCCAAGGATGACAAGACGTGGTCCGGCGGCTGGCAGGCCGAGGTCGCCCATGTTGTCGTGGAAGAAGGAGACTTCAGATTTATGGATGCCTCTCTCAAGCATCCCGCCAAGTTTGGCATCAACAAATTCAAATTTGAACTGACGGACCTGTCCACGCTGGTCGGCAAATCCATGCCCTACACAATGAGCGGCAACTGGAGTGGACGCGGATCCTTTTCGCTGGGAGGCAAAGTCTCTGTCGATCCCCTGTGGTCCAACGGACGGCTCCGGCTCAACGGCTTCGGCCTCAAACCCTTTGATGGGTACGTTGCCGAATTCACCGAGTTGATCGTGGGCAAAGGCAGAGCCTACGCCAACCTCAAATACACCTTCAAAGGCGGCGACAAACCTCGCTACACCGTGAACGGCGACACCTCTGTGCAGGCGCTTCAGGTCAAGGACACCATCAGCGACACCGAAGTGATGGGATTCGATGAATTTGCTCTGCATACCATCTCCTTTGCTAATGAACCCAACAGGTTGACCATCGGCGAAGTGAACCTCAAAGCTCCCATGGCAATCGTCGAGATCTTCAAAGACGGTCAAATGAATATCAAGCGCGCCCTGCGCATTGCGCCTGACCCGGCCCCCAAAGAAGGGACAACGGAAACGGCCACGGCCAAAAAGGCTGCACCACCCACAGGCGCAGAGAGTAAAGAGCGCACCAAGCCCGACCCCAAGGAATCGTTCTTCAAGACGCTGGAAATCAACAAGGTCAGCATCACCGATGGTCAGGTCAAATATCGTGATAACTCAGTGCACCCCTTCTTTGCCACCGACTTGAGAGACATGAATCTCCTGCTCACCGACATCAACCAGACGCCCGAAGCCCGACCCAAGATCGACTTCAAGGCGAATATCGGGGAGACCCCCATGTCCGTGACAGGCGCACTCAATCCGGTGGTCACGCCGATCTACTCTGATCTGGCGATCTCCATCAATGGGATGGGCCTTATCCCGCTGACACCATATACTTTGCACCATCTGGCGTATCCCATCCAGAAAGGCCGTCTCTATGCGGATGTCACCTTCAAGACAGAGGACTGGGAACTCAGCGCGGAAAACAAGTTCTTCATTGAGAAGCTGGAGCTGGGCAAAAAGGACGACAGCCCCGACGCGCCTGATGTGCCAGTGGAGTTCGGTCTCTCACTGCTTCAGGACGGTGACGGCAACATGGAGATCAACCTGCCCATCCGCGGCCGTCTGGACGACCCGGACTTCAAGATCGGCGGCATTGTCTTCAAGGCCATTGTCAGTCTGCTGTTCAAGGCCCTTTCATCACCGTTCACCCTCATCGGCTCCATGTTCGGCGGCGGCGAGGATATGGACTTCGTGGTCTTTGAGCCGGGCAGATATGCTCTGGATGCCGCGGGCAAGCAAAAAATGGATACGATAGTCAAAGCGCTGACAGAACGAGAAAAACTGACGCTGGAAGTGGATGGCGTCGTTGATTCCAACGCTGACAAGACCGGTCTGGTCAAGGCCTTTTTCGAACGCAAGGTCAAGCAGATGAAGTATGACGACCTGAGCCGCGACGAACAATTGGCAACCTCTGTGGACGCCGTTACCTTCGACAGTCCGGAAGACTATGAAGAATGGTTGTATGAGGCCTATGCAGCCGAACCGGACGAAGAGGATGAAAAGCCCACAACCCTGTTCATCACCGACCGTCAGCCTGTTAACGTCATGGAAAAGTTCATTCGTGATCGGACCATCATCACGGATGAAGACCTGCACGAACTGGCCCTGCTCCGCGCCAAAACGGTCAAGGACTACATCGTTGCGGCCAATCCAGCCCTGGCGGATCGCGTCTTCCTCCTTGATAAGGAAGACGCCCAAGGCAAGACCGGCGTCCCGTCACACAGAGCCGATCTCGGGGTCAACTAG